One Paraburkholderia sp. HP33-1 genomic region harbors:
- a CDS encoding SDR family oxidoreductase produces the protein MDRVVLVTGACGGIGRVLCERFVGEGDTVLALDIDAAALRSLGAQLGADKVVSVAVDLGDATAVQQAVAAAVAGRGPVDVLVANAGAALGASLATTDAASWQRDIHLNLNGTYHTVEAVRASMIERQHGVLVLIGSVNGLAALGHPAYSAAKAGLISYTKALALELGRYGIRANIVCPGTVKTQAWKARVDKNPQVFEELKKWYPLRDFATPEDIADAVLFLASPQARVITGVALPVDGGLMAGNRLMAQELTLESF, from the coding sequence ATGGATCGTGTCGTGTTGGTAACGGGCGCATGCGGCGGTATCGGCCGCGTGTTATGCGAGCGCTTCGTCGGGGAGGGCGATACGGTGCTCGCACTCGACATCGACGCTGCCGCACTGCGATCGCTGGGCGCGCAACTCGGCGCGGACAAGGTCGTGTCGGTCGCGGTCGATCTCGGCGACGCCACCGCAGTGCAGCAAGCGGTGGCCGCGGCGGTCGCCGGGCGCGGGCCGGTCGACGTGCTGGTTGCGAATGCGGGCGCGGCGCTCGGCGCGTCGCTCGCGACCACCGACGCCGCGAGCTGGCAGCGCGACATCCATCTGAATCTGAACGGCACGTATCACACGGTCGAGGCGGTGCGCGCGTCGATGATCGAACGGCAGCACGGTGTGCTCGTGCTGATCGGTTCGGTGAACGGTCTCGCCGCGCTCGGTCATCCCGCGTATAGCGCGGCGAAGGCGGGCCTTATCAGCTATACGAAGGCGCTCGCGCTCGAGCTGGGTCGCTACGGCATTCGCGCGAACATCGTGTGTCCGGGCACCGTGAAAACGCAGGCGTGGAAGGCGCGTGTCGACAAGAATCCGCAGGTGTTCGAGGAACTGAAGAAGTGGTACCCGTTGCGCGACTTCGCGACGCCTGAGGACATCGCCGACGCGGTGCTGTTCCTCGCGTCGCCGCAAGCGCGCGTGATCACCGGCGTTGCGTTGCCGGTCGACGGCGGCTTGATGGCGGGCAACCGCCTGATGGCGCAGGAGCTGACGCTCGAGTCGTTCTGA
- a CDS encoding ABC transporter ATP-binding protein, producing MAAVQLSGIFKRYGDTQVVHGIDLHIDDGEFVVLVGPSGCGKSTLMRMVAGLEEISGGDLMIGGTRANTLAPQQRNISMVFQSYALYPHLSVYDNIAFGPRIRKESSAKFKPRIDAAAKMLNLSGYLDRLPRALSGGQRQRVAMGRAVVREPSLFLFDEPLSNLDAKLRVQMRTEIKALHQRLKNTVIYVTHDQIEAMTMADRIVVMNAGRIEQIGRPLELYDRPANLFVASFLGSPSMNFVEGVIVNRTQGQGLALKLADGTEVALEGAPASAVVGAKVTLGVRPEHIEITTQIPDAALDVEVIEPTGAETHLYGKIGAADWCVTTRERSKIEPGQRVALRLPAEHIHLFDTESGRRLV from the coding sequence ATGGCAGCAGTGCAACTGAGCGGCATCTTCAAACGCTATGGCGACACCCAGGTCGTGCACGGCATCGATCTCCACATCGACGACGGCGAGTTCGTCGTGCTGGTCGGTCCGTCTGGCTGCGGCAAGAGCACGCTGATGCGGATGGTGGCCGGGCTCGAGGAAATCAGCGGCGGCGATCTGATGATCGGCGGCACGCGCGCGAATACGCTCGCGCCGCAGCAGCGCAACATCTCGATGGTGTTCCAGAGCTACGCGCTGTATCCGCATCTGTCGGTGTACGACAACATTGCGTTCGGCCCGAGAATTCGCAAGGAGTCCTCGGCAAAATTCAAGCCGCGCATCGACGCTGCCGCGAAGATGCTCAATCTCAGCGGCTATCTGGACCGTTTGCCGCGCGCGCTGTCGGGCGGCCAGCGGCAACGCGTCGCGATGGGCCGCGCGGTGGTGCGCGAGCCGTCGTTGTTCCTGTTCGACGAGCCGCTGTCGAATCTCGACGCGAAGCTGCGCGTGCAGATGCGCACCGAAATCAAGGCGCTGCATCAGCGTCTGAAGAACACGGTGATCTACGTCACGCACGATCAGATCGAAGCGATGACGATGGCCGATCGAATCGTCGTGATGAACGCGGGGCGTATCGAGCAGATCGGCCGGCCGCTCGAACTGTACGATCGTCCGGCGAATCTGTTCGTTGCGAGCTTCCTCGGCTCGCCGTCGATGAATTTCGTCGAGGGCGTGATCGTCAATCGCACGCAGGGCCAAGGCCTCGCGTTGAAACTCGCGGACGGCACCGAGGTCGCGCTCGAAGGCGCGCCCGCGTCGGCCGTGGTCGGTGCGAAGGTCACGCTGGGCGTGCGGCCCGAGCACATCGAGATCACGACGCAGATACCGGATGCCGCGCTCGACGTCGAAGTGATCGAGCCGACTGGCGCCGAGACGCACTTGTACGGGAAAATAGGCGCCGCCGACTGGTGCGTGACCACGCGCGAGCGCTCGAAGATCGAGCCCGGTCAGCGTGTCGCGCTGCGACTGCCGGCCGAACACATCCATCTGTTCGATACGGAGAGTGGACGCAGGCTGGTCTGA
- a CDS encoding MurR/RpiR family transcriptional regulator, with the protein MSAPNLIPHIRSALASLRPAERKVADMVLADVDFAMRASITELAQRADVSEPSVTRFCRAIGAHGLRDFKMQLAQSVAGGLPYASTAVARGDDVQTLMDKVGEAAIDGITHARGALDPAVVESAIAALASARRVFFFGVGSGSGLVAQDAALRFLRIDIAAAAFTDGHLQRLYAGLMEPGDVAFAISHSGRSVEVNESIQIAKERGATTIALTNVGSRLAWLVDIPLLLRVASPIDPNTPGVSRLVHLCIMDALAIGVALKAGPETLEKMRHAKARLVPHEPEGAGG; encoded by the coding sequence GTGTCCGCACCGAACTTGATTCCCCACATCCGCAGCGCACTCGCAAGTCTGCGGCCCGCCGAGCGCAAGGTCGCCGACATGGTACTCGCCGACGTCGACTTCGCGATGCGCGCGAGCATCACCGAACTCGCGCAGCGCGCCGACGTGTCCGAGCCTTCCGTCACGCGTTTTTGCCGCGCGATCGGTGCGCACGGTCTGCGCGACTTCAAGATGCAGCTCGCGCAGAGCGTCGCGGGCGGGCTGCCGTATGCGTCGACCGCGGTCGCGCGCGGCGACGACGTGCAGACCTTGATGGACAAGGTCGGCGAAGCGGCAATCGACGGCATCACGCATGCGCGCGGCGCGCTCGATCCGGCCGTGGTCGAGAGTGCGATCGCGGCGCTTGCGAGTGCCCGGCGCGTGTTTTTCTTCGGTGTGGGTTCGGGCTCGGGGCTCGTCGCGCAGGACGCGGCGCTGCGCTTTTTGCGCATCGACATCGCGGCGGCAGCGTTTACCGACGGTCATTTGCAACGTCTTTACGCGGGCCTCATGGAGCCCGGGGACGTCGCGTTTGCCATCTCGCATTCGGGACGTAGCGTCGAAGTGAACGAGAGCATCCAGATCGCGAAGGAGCGCGGCGCGACGACGATCGCGCTGACCAACGTCGGCTCGCGGCTCGCATGGCTCGTCGATATTCCGCTGCTGCTGCGCGTGGCGAGCCCGATCGATCCGAACACGCCGGGCGTGTCGAGGCTTGTGCATCTGTGCATCATGGACGCGCTTGCGATCGGCGTCGCGCTGAAGGCCGGGCCCGAGACGCTGGAAAAGATGCGGCATGCGAAGGCGCGGCTCGTGCCGCATGAGCCGGAAGGGGCGGGCGGGTAG
- a CDS encoding trimeric intracellular cation channel family protein, whose amino-acid sequence MNSHAVYTILDLIGTFVFAISGAVAARQRRLDLFGIVVIAFMVACGGGIVRDLCIGAIPPAGLSNWRYLATALAASAVTILAYPQVRRLRQPVLFFDAIGLGLFAVSGAQKTLVYGHNAELAILLGIVSAVGGGVMRDVVLSRVPAILEREIYASAALFGAAVQVGFSYAGWTAWWTPWVATLACVMVRLASLRYRWRLPVFQGRHSADTRDNS is encoded by the coding sequence GTGAATTCACACGCCGTCTATACCATTCTCGATCTGATCGGTACCTTCGTGTTCGCGATCAGCGGCGCCGTGGCCGCGCGTCAGCGACGGCTCGACCTGTTCGGCATCGTCGTGATCGCCTTCATGGTCGCGTGCGGCGGCGGCATCGTGCGCGACCTGTGCATCGGCGCGATCCCGCCCGCGGGGCTGTCGAACTGGCGCTATCTGGCCACCGCGCTCGCCGCGTCGGCGGTGACGATTCTCGCGTATCCGCAGGTGCGCCGGCTGCGTCAGCCGGTGCTGTTCTTCGATGCGATCGGACTGGGCCTGTTCGCGGTGTCGGGCGCGCAGAAAACGCTCGTGTATGGCCACAATGCCGAGCTCGCGATTCTGCTCGGCATCGTCAGTGCGGTGGGCGGGGGCGTGATGCGCGACGTCGTGCTCTCGCGCGTGCCCGCGATTCTCGAGCGCGAGATCTATGCATCGGCCGCGCTGTTCGGCGCGGCGGTGCAAGTGGGCTTTTCCTATGCGGGCTGGACGGCCTGGTGGACGCCGTGGGTCGCAACGCTCGCGTGCGTGATGGTGCGGCTCGCGTCGCTGCGCTACCGCTGGCGGCTGCCGGTCTTCCAGGGCAGACACTCGGCCGACACGCGCGACAATTCATAA
- a CDS encoding GNAT family N-acetyltransferase has product MSDNVTIRLVGANEAAACAEALADVLIDCVEGGASVSFMLPISRDTALAFWGKVAQSVARGERALLIAEDRSGDIVGTVQLITTQPENQPHRADVAKMLVHRKARRRGVGHALMREIDRIAQAEKKSVLVLDTVTGGEAERLYQRAGWQRVGSVPNYALMPDGAFCGTTFYCKQL; this is encoded by the coding sequence ATGAGCGATAACGTGACCATACGGCTTGTTGGTGCGAATGAAGCGGCGGCCTGCGCCGAGGCGCTCGCCGACGTGTTGATCGACTGCGTGGAAGGCGGAGCGTCGGTCAGCTTCATGCTGCCGATCTCGCGTGACACCGCGCTCGCGTTCTGGGGCAAGGTCGCGCAAAGCGTGGCACGCGGCGAGCGCGCATTGCTGATCGCCGAAGATCGCAGTGGCGATATCGTCGGCACCGTGCAGTTGATTACCACGCAGCCCGAAAATCAACCGCATCGCGCGGATGTCGCGAAGATGCTCGTGCATAGGAAAGCACGCAGGCGCGGTGTCGGTCATGCGTTGATGCGTGAGATCGATCGGATCGCGCAGGCAGAGAAAAAGTCGGTTCTGGTGCTCGACACCGTGACCGGCGGCGAGGCCGAGCGGCTCTATCAGCGCGCCGGCTGGCAACGCGTGGGCAGCGTACCGAACTACGCGCTGATGCCTGACGGCGCGTTCTGCGGAACGACGTTCTATTGCAAACAGCTTTGA
- a CDS encoding helix-turn-helix domain-containing protein: MDINALIARRIRELRDAQGWSLDALAERSKVSRSNISLIERGQSSPTATVLDKLATALNVPLASLFEQDGAPAAEPSPVSRAAEQAVWTDPNSGYVRRHLSPTARSAIQLVEVNFPAGQRVSYETGARDADIHQQVWMLDGSMEITVGDTSWRLKTGDCLAMRLDSPIVFRNPTRKRARYLVALCTAPINERRNG, encoded by the coding sequence ATGGACATCAATGCCCTGATCGCACGCCGCATCCGGGAACTGCGCGACGCGCAAGGCTGGTCGCTGGATGCACTGGCCGAGCGCAGCAAAGTCAGCCGCTCGAATATCTCGCTGATCGAACGTGGGCAAAGCAGTCCCACCGCAACCGTGCTCGACAAACTCGCGACCGCGTTGAACGTGCCCCTCGCGTCGCTATTCGAGCAGGATGGCGCGCCTGCTGCCGAACCGTCACCGGTCAGTCGCGCGGCCGAGCAGGCGGTGTGGACCGATCCGAACTCCGGTTATGTGCGGCGTCACCTGTCGCCGACCGCGCGCTCGGCGATCCAGTTGGTGGAGGTCAACTTCCCCGCGGGCCAGCGCGTCAGTTACGAAACCGGCGCACGTGACGCAGACATTCATCAACAGGTGTGGATGCTCGACGGCTCGATGGAAATCACGGTCGGCGACACCAGTTGGCGACTCAAGACAGGCGACTGCCTGGCGATGCGGCTCGATAGCCCGATCGTGTTCCGCAACCCCACTCGCAAACGCGCGCGTTATCTCGTTGCGCTGTGCACGGCACCCATCAACGAACGGAGAAACGGATGA
- a CDS encoding M23 family metallopeptidase produces MMRFPYLRHTCSSAHAISSNVGHLANGRFKSSARVVLLCGIVAVLGTSDWVVESDIASRLNTSSATQSPPDLEVTVPVVDGSVSEARETQLSDAASLVMPEADSVSYAGRIEGTLRDTLVRASVPVDVQEQIARIFAPGLDLAAPAKKGDTYQVLYGRDDTTTQRMRLTAVQLRSGGEVYEAVWFIAPGHTNGDYYSFSGQRLSAKPFTMPLDYVRVSSPFGYRTHPVKGKYHMHTGVDFAASKGTPVVAAAAGTVRFVGFKPGYGNIVVLSHPRGYTTHYAHLSAFARNLRVGTSVTERQSLGAVGSTGTATGPHLHFEVRERDQPIDPLTLTSRTGASPLTTSQRIAFESMTSPLREKLAALPVDTPAVRMASNAEVTPNPRANLQGSLV; encoded by the coding sequence ATGATGCGCTTTCCCTATCTACGTCATACCTGCTCCAGCGCTCACGCCATTTCCTCCAATGTGGGTCATTTGGCGAATGGCCGATTCAAGTCTTCAGCACGTGTCGTTCTGCTATGCGGCATCGTTGCGGTGCTGGGCACGTCGGATTGGGTCGTGGAATCGGACATCGCCAGTCGGCTGAACACATCGAGCGCAACCCAATCGCCGCCGGACCTTGAAGTGACTGTTCCGGTTGTCGACGGGTCTGTTAGCGAAGCCAGAGAAACTCAGCTATCTGACGCTGCGTCGCTTGTCATGCCGGAGGCCGATAGTGTTTCTTACGCGGGGCGGATCGAAGGCACGTTGCGCGACACGCTGGTGCGAGCCAGCGTGCCGGTGGATGTACAGGAACAAATCGCGCGTATTTTTGCCCCTGGGCTCGACCTCGCAGCGCCAGCGAAGAAGGGCGACACCTACCAGGTTCTCTACGGACGCGACGATACGACCACACAGCGCATGCGCCTGACGGCCGTCCAACTCCGGTCAGGCGGCGAGGTCTACGAGGCCGTGTGGTTTATCGCGCCGGGGCACACCAACGGAGACTACTACTCATTCAGTGGACAGCGGCTTTCCGCCAAGCCATTTACGATGCCTCTCGACTACGTTCGGGTCAGTTCGCCATTCGGTTACCGAACCCATCCAGTCAAAGGCAAGTATCACATGCACACGGGCGTGGACTTTGCCGCATCGAAGGGGACACCTGTCGTCGCGGCCGCAGCAGGAACCGTGCGGTTCGTTGGCTTCAAACCCGGATACGGCAACATCGTCGTGCTCAGTCATCCGCGAGGCTATACGACGCACTACGCGCACCTGTCGGCCTTTGCCCGCAATCTGCGCGTCGGCACGTCGGTGACTGAACGACAATCGCTCGGCGCGGTAGGCAGTACCGGCACGGCCACGGGGCCCCACCTGCATTTCGAGGTGCGTGAGCGTGATCAACCGATCGATCCGCTCACGTTGACAAGCCGAACCGGCGCTTCGCCGCTCACGACCAGTCAGCGGATCGCGTTCGAGAGCATGACAAGCCCCCTGCGCGAAAAGCTCGCGGCGTTGCCCGTCGATACTCCGGCGGTCAGGATGGCGTCGAATGCTGAAGTCACACCGAATCCCCGCGCAAACCTGCAGGGATCGCTGGTTTGA
- a CDS encoding beta-glucosidase family protein, producing MQKKLWPAVAIAAAVSAAAHAETPTPGLDFAPMSTVPNAFASAAAHRRAETLVSKMTIDEKLQFIHSEYAMYAVPGGGAGYIQGVPRLGIPDLNMVDSATGSGSTSQASTTFPATLAVAASWDPALSWNFGKQIAIQLRQQGFGMGLGGGTNLAREPRGGRLFEYQGEDPVLAGEMLAARTDGTQSQKVIATIKHYMGNEQEHNRGGGNSQIDERTMREIYLLPFEIAARRAQPGSVMCSYNEVNGTYACENSHILSDVLKNDWHFEGQVQSDWGATHSTAPAINAGLDEEEDVGTTVYLTPTLVKQAIANGSVSTARLDDMVERKLYVMIRTGVMDDPPKGGATIDFSAARAFTQSVEEQSMVLLKNANNQLPLAAGSLSRIAVIGGHADAAVLTGGGSGNTRDPVTGAFAGCGGLTFGTSTGCSWWTNPWLKLPTPIVSAIQALAPQATVTFAGNSDQQSPFAAYTQQQITQAATLAANSDVAIVVVAQPAGEDIGDQPSLELANPTNQDALVEAVAAANPHTIVVVESGNPVLMPWKDNVSAIVEAWYPGEGGGNAIANVLFGKVNPSGKLPVTFPVRDQDTPTWGTNGAFAANPVYSEKLDMGYRWYDSQNITPMFEFGYGLSYTHFAYSGLSVQHLPGGLIDVSFNVRNDGRVAGAEVPQVYLGVPYQGEPPRRLVGWDKVGLNPGESRRVHVVVTQRMQSVWDTTNNRWLYVPGSSVYVGASSRDIRLQGNS from the coding sequence ATGCAGAAGAAACTTTGGCCGGCCGTCGCGATAGCGGCGGCTGTGAGCGCTGCTGCGCACGCGGAAACCCCCACTCCCGGGCTCGACTTCGCGCCCATGTCGACGGTGCCGAACGCATTCGCGTCGGCGGCGGCGCATCGGCGCGCGGAAACGCTCGTCAGCAAGATGACGATCGACGAAAAGCTGCAGTTCATTCATTCCGAGTACGCAATGTATGCCGTGCCGGGCGGCGGCGCGGGCTACATTCAGGGCGTGCCGCGCCTCGGCATTCCCGACCTGAACATGGTCGACTCCGCAACCGGATCGGGCAGCACCTCGCAAGCATCGACGACCTTCCCGGCGACGCTCGCAGTGGCGGCTAGCTGGGACCCGGCGCTGTCGTGGAACTTCGGCAAGCAGATCGCGATCCAGTTGCGTCAGCAGGGCTTCGGCATGGGGCTCGGCGGCGGCACGAACCTCGCTCGTGAGCCGCGCGGCGGCCGGCTCTTCGAGTATCAAGGAGAGGATCCCGTGCTAGCCGGCGAGATGCTTGCGGCGCGCACCGACGGCACGCAAAGCCAGAAGGTCATCGCGACGATCAAGCACTACATGGGCAACGAGCAGGAACATAACCGCGGTGGCGGCAACAGCCAGATCGACGAGCGCACGATGCGCGAGATCTATCTGCTGCCGTTCGAAATCGCCGCGCGTCGCGCGCAGCCTGGCAGCGTGATGTGCAGCTACAACGAGGTCAACGGCACCTATGCCTGCGAGAATTCGCACATTCTCAGCGACGTGCTGAAGAACGACTGGCACTTCGAAGGTCAGGTGCAGTCGGACTGGGGCGCGACGCATAGCACGGCACCCGCGATCAATGCCGGTCTCGACGAGGAAGAAGATGTCGGTACGACCGTCTATCTGACTCCGACACTGGTCAAGCAGGCGATCGCGAACGGCTCGGTGTCGACCGCGCGCCTCGACGACATGGTCGAGCGCAAGCTGTACGTGATGATCCGCACGGGTGTGATGGACGATCCGCCGAAGGGCGGCGCGACCATCGACTTCTCAGCCGCGAGAGCATTCACGCAGTCGGTCGAAGAGCAATCGATGGTACTTCTGAAGAACGCCAACAATCAGCTGCCGCTCGCCGCTGGCTCGTTGTCGCGTATCGCGGTGATCGGCGGCCACGCCGACGCAGCGGTGCTGACGGGCGGCGGCTCGGGCAATACCCGCGATCCGGTGACGGGCGCGTTCGCTGGTTGCGGTGGCCTGACGTTCGGCACGTCGACGGGCTGCAGTTGGTGGACCAACCCCTGGCTGAAGCTCCCCACGCCGATCGTCTCGGCGATTCAGGCCCTCGCGCCGCAGGCCACGGTGACGTTCGCCGGCAACAGCGATCAGCAGTCGCCGTTTGCCGCTTACACGCAGCAGCAGATCACCCAGGCGGCGACGCTGGCGGCCAACTCCGATGTCGCGATTGTGGTGGTCGCACAGCCGGCTGGTGAGGACATCGGCGATCAGCCGAGTCTGGAACTCGCGAATCCGACCAACCAGGATGCGCTCGTCGAAGCGGTCGCGGCGGCCAATCCGCACACGATCGTCGTCGTCGAAAGCGGCAACCCGGTGCTGATGCCGTGGAAGGATAACGTGTCGGCCATCGTCGAAGCGTGGTACCCGGGCGAAGGCGGCGGCAACGCAATCGCCAACGTGCTGTTCGGCAAGGTCAATCCTTCCGGCAAGCTGCCTGTCACGTTCCCGGTGCGCGACCAGGACACACCAACGTGGGGCACGAATGGCGCGTTCGCGGCGAACCCGGTCTATTCCGAAAAGCTCGACATGGGCTATCGCTGGTACGACTCGCAGAACATCACACCGATGTTCGAATTCGGCTACGGCTTGTCGTACACGCACTTCGCGTACTCGGGTCTGTCGGTCCAGCATCTGCCGGGCGGCCTGATCGACGTGTCGTTCAACGTGCGTAACGATGGCCGCGTCGCCGGCGCGGAAGTGCCGCAGGTGTACCTCGGCGTGCCGTATCAGGGTGAACCGCCACGGCGTCTCGTCGGCTGGGACAAGGTTGGTCTGAATCCCGGCGAATCGCGTCGTGTGCACGTGGTCGTGACGCAGCGCATGCAGAGCGTGTGGGATACGACGAACAACCGCTGGCTCTACGTGCCGGGCAGCTCGGTGTACGTCGGTGCATCGTCGCGCGACATCCGTCTGCAGGGGAACAGCTAG
- a CDS encoding amidohydrolase family protein, which translates to MLSLVLPGLANAQSTQPPGPPAKPVLFTNFRLFDGRSSTLRDGLYLVVEGNSISQLGQGQPASIEGKTIVDCGGKVMMPGLIDMHWHALLAAVPIQVILQSDIALVHLAASAEAERTLLRGFTTIRDAGGPSFALKQAIDSGMISGPRIYPSGAMITTTGGHGDFRALSELPRTSNQVSQIERDGGAAIADTEDEVRLRVREQFIQGATQIKLVGSGGVSTPRSPLDMLTFTEKQLRAAVETAADWGTYILSHAYTPEAVQRSVAAGVQCIEHGHLMDDKTAALMAKNGTWLSTQPFVSEEDVGPLAPQSREKFLEVVAGTDNAFKLARKHGIKVAFGSDLLFSQLIATRQGTMLTHMKRWYSPAEALGMATGTNGQLLALSGHRNPYPRKLGVLEEGAYADLLLVDGNPLENLDLIANPEQNLRIVMKDGKFYKNTLKA; encoded by the coding sequence ATGCTGAGTCTGGTTCTGCCCGGTCTTGCCAATGCTCAAAGCACCCAACCGCCAGGACCGCCCGCGAAACCGGTGCTATTCACGAACTTTCGTTTGTTCGACGGCAGATCGTCGACATTGCGCGACGGCCTCTATCTGGTTGTCGAGGGCAACAGCATCAGCCAGCTGGGTCAGGGACAGCCCGCTTCGATCGAGGGCAAGACCATCGTCGATTGCGGTGGCAAGGTGATGATGCCCGGACTGATCGACATGCACTGGCATGCGCTGCTCGCGGCGGTGCCGATTCAGGTCATCCTTCAATCCGACATTGCATTGGTCCATCTTGCGGCGAGCGCTGAAGCCGAACGCACGCTATTGCGCGGCTTCACGACGATACGCGATGCGGGCGGTCCATCGTTCGCGCTGAAGCAGGCAATCGATAGCGGCATGATTTCCGGGCCGCGCATCTATCCGTCCGGCGCGATGATCACTACGACCGGCGGCCACGGCGATTTTCGCGCGCTGTCGGAACTGCCACGCACCAGCAATCAGGTCAGTCAAATTGAACGGGATGGCGGCGCCGCGATCGCCGACACCGAAGACGAAGTGCGCTTGCGCGTGCGCGAGCAGTTCATTCAGGGCGCGACGCAGATCAAACTGGTCGGATCCGGTGGCGTATCGACGCCGCGCAGTCCGCTCGACATGCTCACCTTCACCGAAAAGCAGCTGCGCGCGGCGGTCGAAACGGCGGCCGACTGGGGCACCTATATCCTCTCGCATGCGTACACGCCCGAAGCGGTTCAGCGCTCCGTTGCGGCGGGCGTGCAGTGCATCGAGCATGGTCATCTGATGGACGACAAGACCGCGGCGTTGATGGCGAAGAACGGTACGTGGCTGAGCACGCAGCCGTTCGTCAGTGAAGAGGACGTGGGCCCGCTCGCCCCACAGAGCCGCGAAAAGTTTCTTGAAGTGGTTGCGGGCACCGACAACGCTTTCAAACTGGCCCGCAAGCATGGCATCAAGGTCGCATTCGGCTCTGACCTGCTCTTTTCGCAGCTCATCGCCACGCGGCAAGGCACGATGCTCACGCACATGAAGCGTTGGTATAGCCCAGCCGAAGCATTGGGGATGGCAACGGGCACCAATGGCCAACTGCTGGCGTTGTCCGGTCACCGCAATCCGTATCCGCGCAAGCTCGGCGTACTTGAGGAAGGTGCGTACGCCGATCTGCTGCTCGTCGATGGCAATCCGCTCGAGAATCTCGACCTGATCGCAAACCCGGAGCAGAACCTGCGCATCGTGATGAAGGACGGGAAGTTCTACAAGAACACGCTGAAAGCGTAA
- a CDS encoding thioredoxin family protein — MTPRLKNFALSTAFAACALIATSTAAVAAQQESGPPAPELTGITQWLNSEPLKLQQLRGKVVLVDFWTYSCINCVNTLPYVKNWNQKYKDQGLTVIGVHTPEYPFERDTGNVKTALKRLGISYPVAQDNQYATWNAYNNQYWPAFYLIDKKGEIVYTHFGEGDYAQTEAKIQALLAQKN, encoded by the coding sequence ATGACTCCCCGATTGAAAAACTTCGCACTGTCCACGGCATTCGCCGCCTGCGCGTTGATCGCGACGAGTACGGCCGCCGTCGCTGCGCAGCAAGAAAGTGGGCCGCCCGCACCCGAGTTGACCGGCATTACGCAATGGCTCAATAGCGAGCCGCTCAAATTGCAGCAGTTGCGCGGCAAGGTGGTACTCGTCGACTTCTGGACCTATAGCTGCATCAATTGCGTCAATACGCTGCCTTACGTGAAAAACTGGAATCAGAAGTACAAGGATCAGGGACTCACGGTAATCGGCGTGCACACGCCCGAGTATCCGTTCGAACGCGACACCGGCAACGTGAAGACCGCGCTCAAACGGCTCGGCATCAGCTATCCGGTTGCACAGGACAACCAGTACGCGACCTGGAACGCGTATAACAATCAGTACTGGCCCGCGTTCTATCTGATCGACAAGAAAGGCGAGATCGTCTATACACACTTCGGAGAAGGCGACTACGCGCAGACCGAAGCGAAGATTCAGGCGCTGCTTGCGCAGAAGAATTGA
- a CDS encoding cytochrome c biogenesis CcdA family protein, with amino-acid sequence MHSTLETPLALLAGLLTIASPCVLPVMPILLGTSVEQPSRTRPLFIVAGFILTFASFALLLGAVSSTVHVAQQVLRNTGIALLALSGLLRIWPRPYDWLVAQLQGPLDRISGIIAPGTQPGTGNAGGFVLGMSLGAVWTPCAGPVLASILVLVVKAQDLGWSTLLLTLYAIGAAIPMLVIIYGGHYVTRHVRVVARHAERLQQVFGVLVMLTALAIYLQYDVLLYARLAGLFPSLKGI; translated from the coding sequence ATGCACAGTACTCTCGAAACCCCGCTCGCCCTGCTCGCCGGGTTGCTGACGATTGCCTCCCCCTGCGTGCTGCCCGTGATGCCGATCCTGCTCGGCACTTCCGTCGAACAACCGAGCCGCACGCGGCCACTCTTTATCGTCGCCGGCTTTATCCTGACTTTCGCGTCATTCGCGCTGCTCCTGGGCGCGGTGTCGAGCACGGTGCATGTCGCGCAACAGGTATTGCGCAATACCGGCATTGCGTTGCTCGCACTGTCCGGACTCCTGCGTATCTGGCCGCGTCCCTACGACTGGCTCGTCGCGCAACTGCAGGGTCCGCTCGATCGCATCAGCGGGATCATTGCGCCGGGCACCCAGCCCGGCACCGGCAATGCAGGCGGCTTCGTACTCGGCATGTCGCTCGGTGCGGTATGGACACCCTGCGCCGGCCCCGTGCTCGCTTCGATCCTCGTCCTCGTCGTGAAGGCGCAGGATCTCGGCTGGTCAACACTGCTGCTCACGCTCTATGCGATCGGCGCGGCGATTCCGATGCTCGTGATCATCTATGGCGGTCATTACGTGACGCGCCATGTACGCGTCGTCGCACGTCACGCTGAACGTCTGCAACAGGTCTTCGGCGTACTCGTGATGCTGACCGCGCTCGCCATCTATCTGCAATACGACGTGCTGCTGTACGCGCGGCTCGCCGGCCTTTTCCCCTCACTCAAAGGAATTTGA